From a region of the Enterobacter sp. JBIWA008 genome:
- the bepA gene encoding beta-barrel assembly-enhancing protease codes for MFRQLRKTLVATLIAAVTVGQVLPAFADSSDSLPDMGTTAGSTLSIGQEMQMGDYYVRQLRGSAPLINDPLLVQYINGLGMRLVSHADSVKTPFHFYLINNDEINAFAFFGGNVVLHSALFRYSDNESQLASVMAHEISHVTQRHLARAMEDQKRNAPLTWVGALGSILLAMASPQAGMAALTGTLAGTRQGMISFTQQNEQEADRIGIQVLQRSGFDPQAMPSFLEKLLDQARYSSRPPEILLTHPLPESRLSDARNRANQMRPVVVQSSQDFYMAKVRTLGMYNSGRNQLTSDLLDTLAKGNVREKNAAQYGQALQAMEASKYDEARKALQPLLAADPNNPWYLDLSTDIDLGQKKTADAINRLKGAKDVRTNPVLQLNLANAYLQGGQPGEAATILNRYTFNNKDDQNGWDLLAQAEAQLGNRDQELAARAEGFALVGRLDQAISMLSSASAQVKLGSLQQARYDARIDQLRGLQQRFKPYEKM; via the coding sequence ATGTTCAGGCAGTTGAGAAAAACACTGGTTGCAACACTGATTGCCGCGGTGACGGTCGGTCAGGTGTTGCCCGCTTTTGCTGACTCGTCCGATTCATTGCCGGACATGGGCACCACAGCAGGAAGCACGCTCTCTATTGGGCAAGAGATGCAAATGGGGGATTACTATGTTCGCCAGCTGCGCGGCAGCGCCCCGCTCATTAACGACCCTTTGCTGGTACAGTACATTAACGGGCTGGGGATGCGTCTGGTTTCGCACGCCGACTCGGTAAAAACGCCCTTCCACTTCTATTTAATCAATAATGACGAAATCAACGCCTTCGCCTTCTTTGGCGGTAACGTGGTGCTGCATTCGGCGTTATTCCGTTATTCCGACAACGAAAGCCAGCTGGCCTCGGTAATGGCGCACGAAATTTCGCACGTCACCCAGCGCCACCTGGCGCGCGCCATGGAAGACCAGAAACGTAACGCTCCCCTCACCTGGGTGGGCGCGCTGGGCTCGATTCTGCTGGCGATGGCCAGCCCGCAGGCCGGGATGGCGGCCCTGACCGGTACGCTGGCGGGAACGCGCCAGGGGATGATCAGCTTTACCCAACAAAACGAACAAGAAGCAGACCGCATCGGGATTCAGGTGCTGCAGCGTTCGGGCTTTGACCCGCAGGCCATGCCGAGTTTTCTGGAAAAACTGCTCGATCAGGCGCGTTACTCTTCCCGTCCGCCGGAAATTCTGCTGACCCACCCGCTGCCGGAAAGCCGTCTGTCGGACGCGCGTAACCGTGCCAACCAGATGCGTCCGGTCGTGGTCCAGTCTTCGCAGGATTTCTACATGGCAAAAGTGAGAACGCTTGGGATGTACAATTCCGGACGTAACCAGCTCACCAGTGACCTGCTGGATACCCTGGCGAAAGGCAACGTGCGCGAGAAAAACGCCGCGCAGTATGGTCAGGCGCTCCAGGCGATGGAAGCCAGCAAATACGACGAGGCGCGTAAAGCGCTGCAGCCGCTTCTGGCGGCCGACCCGAATAACCCGTGGTACCTCGATCTGTCGACGGATATCGATTTGGGGCAGAAGAAAACGGCCGATGCGATTAACCGCCTGAAAGGGGCGAAAGACGTCCGTACCAATCCGGTGCTGCAGCTTAACCTGGCGAATGCTTACTTACAGGGTGGTCAGCCCGGCGAAGCGGCAACCATTCTGAACCGCTACACCTTTAACAATAAAGACGATCAAAACGGCTGGGACCTGCTCGCTCAGGCGGAAGCCCAGCTCGGCAACCGCGATCAGGAACTGGCGGCGCGTGCCGAAGGTTTTGCCCTGGTGGGCCGCCTCGATCAGGCGATTTCCATGCTCAGCAGCGCCAGCGCGCAGGTCAAGCTCGGCAGCCTCCAGCAGGCCCGTTACGACGCGCGTATCGATCAGCTGCGCGGCCTGCAGCAGCGCTTTAAGCCGTACGAGAAGATGTAA
- a CDS encoding AI-2E family transporter has protein sequence MLEMLMQWYRRRFSDPEAIALLVILVAGFGILFFFSGLLAPLLVAIVLAYLLEWPTARLEHIGCSRRWATSIVLVLFVGILLLMAFVVMPVAWQQGIYLIRDMPGMLNKLSDFAATLPRRYPALMDAGIIDAMAENMRARIMTMGDSVVKYSLASLVGLLTLAVYLVLVPLMVFFLVKDKDQMLNAVRRILPRNRGLAGQVWEEMNQQITNYIRGKVLEMIVVGVATWIGFLIFGLNYSLLLAVLVGLSVLIPYIGAFVVTIPVVGVALFQFGLGTEFWSCFAVYLIIQGLDGNLLVPVLFSEAVNLHPLVIILSVVIFGGLWGFWGVFFAIPLATLIKAVVHAWPDVPAVAEK, from the coding sequence ATGCTCGAAATGTTAATGCAGTGGTACCGGCGTCGGTTCAGCGACCCGGAAGCCATTGCTTTATTGGTTATTCTGGTTGCCGGGTTCGGTATTCTGTTCTTCTTCAGCGGCCTGCTCGCCCCCCTGCTGGTGGCGATTGTGCTGGCGTACCTGCTGGAGTGGCCAACGGCGCGCCTGGAACATATCGGCTGTTCCCGTCGCTGGGCGACCAGCATCGTCCTGGTGCTGTTTGTCGGCATCCTGCTGTTAATGGCCTTTGTGGTGATGCCGGTGGCCTGGCAGCAGGGGATCTACCTTATTCGCGATATGCCCGGCATGCTGAACAAGCTTTCTGATTTTGCCGCCACGCTGCCGCGCCGTTACCCGGCCCTGATGGATGCCGGGATTATCGACGCGATGGCCGAAAATATGCGCGCCCGCATCATGACGATGGGAGATTCGGTGGTGAAGTACTCTCTGGCCTCGCTGGTCGGACTGCTGACGCTGGCGGTTTACCTTGTGCTCGTGCCGCTGATGGTCTTCTTCCTGGTGAAAGATAAAGATCAGATGCTCAACGCCGTGCGCCGTATTCTGCCACGCAACCGCGGGCTGGCAGGGCAGGTTTGGGAAGAGATGAACCAGCAGATCACAAACTACATTCGCGGCAAGGTGCTGGAGATGATTGTCGTGGGGGTAGCCACCTGGATTGGCTTCCTGATTTTCGGCCTGAACTACTCGCTGCTGCTGGCGGTGCTGGTGGGGCTGTCGGTCCTGATTCCGTACATCGGCGCGTTTGTGGTGACCATTCCGGTTGTTGGGGTCGCGTTGTTCCAGTTTGGGCTGGGGACAGAGTTCTGGAGCTGCTTCGCGGTGTACCTGATTATTCAGGGGCTGGACGGTAACCTGCTGGTGCCGGTGCTGTTTTCCGAAGCGGTGAACCTGCATCCGCTGGTGATTATCTTATCCGTTGTCATTTTCGGCGGGCTGTGGGGATTCTGGGGCGTATTCTTTGCGATTCCACTGGCGACGCTGATTAAAGCCGTGGTCCACGCATGGCCGGATGTGCCGGCGGTGGCAGAGAAGTAG
- the upp gene encoding uracil phosphoribosyltransferase, with translation MKIVEVKHPLVKHKLGLMREHDISTKRFRELASEVGSLLTYEATSDLETEKVTIEGWNGPVQVEQIKGKKITVVPILRAGLGMMEGVLEHVPSARISVVGIYRNEETLEPVPYFQKLVSNIDERMALVVDPMLATGGSMIATIDLLKNAGCNSIKVLVLVAAPEGIAALEKAHPDVELYTASIDQGLNEHGYIIPGLGDAGDKIFGTK, from the coding sequence ATGAAGATTGTGGAAGTGAAACACCCACTCGTTAAACACAAGTTGGGCCTGATGCGTGAGCATGACATCAGCACGAAGCGTTTTCGCGAACTGGCATCTGAAGTCGGCAGCCTGCTGACCTACGAAGCGACCTCTGATCTGGAAACAGAAAAAGTCACCATCGAAGGCTGGAACGGCCCGGTGCAGGTTGAGCAGATCAAAGGTAAGAAAATTACCGTGGTGCCAATCCTGCGTGCCGGTCTCGGCATGATGGAAGGCGTGCTGGAGCACGTGCCAAGCGCGCGTATCAGCGTGGTTGGAATCTACCGTAACGAAGAAACCCTTGAGCCGGTACCTTACTTCCAGAAGCTGGTGTCTAACATCGACGAGCGTATGGCGCTGGTAGTTGACCCAATGCTCGCGACCGGTGGCTCTATGATCGCTACCATCGACCTGCTGAAAAACGCGGGCTGTAACAGCATTAAGGTGCTGGTACTGGTTGCTGCTCCGGAAGGGATCGCGGCGCTGGAAAAAGCGCACCCGGACGTTGAGCTGTATACCGCCTCCATCGACCAGGGCCTGAACGAGCACGGGTACATCATCCCGGGGCTCGGCGATGCCGGCGATAAGATCTTTGGTACGAAATAA
- the arsC gene encoding arsenate reductase (glutaredoxin) (This arsenate reductase requires both glutathione and glutaredoxin to convert arsenate to arsenite, after which the efflux transporter formed by ArsA and ArsB can extrude the arsenite from the cell, providing resistance.), giving the protein MTDAVKIYHNPRCSKSRDTLSLLKSNGVEPEVVLYLDPPPDAQTLRQLLHMLGMGSARELMRQKEDLYKSLNLDDSRLTEAELVQAMVENPKLIERPIVVANGQARIGRPPEDVLEIL; this is encoded by the coding sequence ATGACAGACGCCGTAAAAATCTATCACAACCCTCGCTGCTCCAAGAGCCGCGATACCCTGAGCCTGCTGAAGTCTAACGGCGTTGAGCCGGAGGTGGTGCTGTACCTTGACCCCCCACCTGACGCGCAAACCCTCCGCCAGCTGCTGCACATGCTGGGAATGGGCAGTGCAAGAGAGCTGATGCGCCAGAAAGAAGATCTGTATAAGTCGCTTAACCTGGATGACAGCCGTCTCACCGAGGCTGAACTGGTCCAGGCGATGGTTGAAAATCCAAAGCTGATTGAGCGCCCGATTGTGGTGGCCAACGGCCAGGCGCGCATTGGACGTCCGCCGGAAGACGTGCTCGAGATCCTCTGA
- the dapA gene encoding 4-hydroxy-tetrahydrodipicolinate synthase produces MFTGSIVALVTPMDEKGNVCRSSMKKLIDYHVANGTSAIVSVGTTGESATLSHDEHGDVVMLTLELADGRIPVIAGTGANATAEAISLTKRFNDSGIVGCLTVTPYYNRPTQEGLFQHFKAIAEHTDLPQILYNVPSRTGCDMLPETVGRLSEVKNIIGIKEATGNLSRVHQIKELVSDDFILLSGDDATALDFMQLGGHGVISVTANVAARDMAEMCKLAAAGHFDEARVINQRLMPLHNKLFVEPNPIPVKWACKALGLVATDTLRLPMTPITDHGRDIVRAALKHAGLL; encoded by the coding sequence ATGTTCACGGGAAGTATTGTCGCGCTTGTTACACCGATGGATGAAAAAGGTAATGTCTGCCGGTCAAGCATGAAGAAGCTCATTGATTACCATGTCGCCAATGGAACCTCGGCGATCGTTTCGGTAGGGACTACCGGTGAATCCGCAACGCTGAGCCACGACGAGCACGGCGATGTGGTGATGCTGACCCTGGAACTGGCTGACGGACGTATTCCGGTTATCGCGGGGACAGGGGCTAATGCAACCGCAGAAGCTATCAGCCTGACCAAACGTTTTAACGACAGCGGCATCGTTGGCTGTCTGACGGTGACACCTTATTACAACCGTCCTACTCAGGAAGGTTTGTTCCAGCACTTCAAAGCCATCGCCGAACATACTGACTTGCCACAAATTCTGTATAATGTGCCGTCCCGTACCGGTTGCGATATGCTGCCGGAAACCGTTGGCCGTCTCTCGGAAGTAAAAAATATTATCGGTATTAAAGAGGCGACAGGGAACTTAAGCCGCGTTCATCAGATCAAAGAGCTGGTTTCAGACGACTTTATCCTGTTGAGTGGTGATGATGCGACCGCGCTGGACTTTATGCAGCTCGGTGGTCATGGCGTGATCTCCGTAACGGCAAACGTTGCGGCGCGCGATATGGCTGAAATGTGCAAACTGGCCGCAGCCGGTCACTTTGATGAAGCGCGTGTCATTAATCAGCGTCTGATGCCGCTGCACAATAAATTATTTGTCGAACCCAATCCGATCCCAGTGAAATGGGCATGTAAGGCGTTGGGGCTTGTAGCAACCGATACGCTGCGTCTGCCAATGACACCGATTACCGACCACGGTCGTGACATCGTCAGGGCGGCGCTGAAGCATGCCGGTTTGCTGTAG
- the uraA gene encoding uracil permease has protein sequence MTRRAIGVSERPPLLQTIPLSLQHLFAMFGATVLVPILFHINPATVLLFNGIGTLLYLFICKGKIPAYLGSSFAFISPVLLLLPLGYEVALGGFIMCGVLFCVVSFIVKKAGTGWLDVMFPPAAMGAIVAVIGLELAGVAANMAGLLPADGQSPDSKTIIISLVTLGVTVFGSVLFRGFMAIIPILIGVLAGYALSFAMGVVDTTPIAQAHWFALPTFYTPRFEWFAIFTILPAALVVIAEHVGHLVVTANIVKRDLIRDPGLHRSMFANGFSTIISGFFGSTPNTTYGENIGVMAITRVYSTWVIGGAAIIAILLSCVGKLAAAIQIIPVPVMGGVSLLLYGVIGASGIRVLIESKVDYSKAQNLILTSVILIIGVSGAKVHIGAAELKGMALATIVGVGLSLIFKLISVIRPEEEILDADDSQKASD, from the coding sequence ATGACGCGCCGTGCTATCGGGGTGAGTGAAAGACCGCCGCTTTTACAGACTATCCCGCTTAGTTTGCAGCACCTGTTCGCCATGTTTGGCGCAACCGTGCTGGTGCCAATCCTGTTCCACATTAACCCGGCTACCGTGCTGCTGTTCAACGGCATTGGTACGCTGCTGTACCTCTTTATCTGTAAAGGAAAAATCCCGGCGTATCTCGGGTCGAGTTTCGCCTTTATCTCGCCGGTGTTACTGCTGCTGCCGCTGGGTTATGAAGTCGCGCTGGGCGGCTTTATCATGTGTGGCGTCCTGTTCTGCGTGGTGTCCTTCATTGTGAAGAAAGCCGGTACCGGCTGGCTGGACGTGATGTTCCCCCCTGCGGCGATGGGCGCAATCGTTGCCGTCATCGGTCTTGAGCTGGCGGGCGTCGCGGCGAATATGGCTGGTCTGCTGCCCGCTGACGGCCAGTCACCGGATTCCAAAACCATTATCATTTCGCTGGTAACGCTGGGCGTAACGGTGTTTGGCTCCGTGCTGTTCCGCGGCTTTATGGCGATTATCCCGATTCTGATCGGCGTGCTGGCGGGCTATGCGCTCTCCTTCGCGATGGGCGTGGTGGACACCACCCCGATTGCTCAGGCTCACTGGTTTGCGCTGCCAACCTTCTACACCCCTCGCTTCGAATGGTTTGCGATCTTCACCATTCTGCCTGCGGCGCTGGTGGTGATTGCGGAGCACGTCGGCCACCTGGTGGTGACGGCGAACATCGTTAAGCGCGATTTAATCCGCGACCCGGGGCTGCACCGTTCCATGTTTGCGAACGGCTTCTCCACCATCATCTCCGGATTCTTTGGCTCCACGCCAAACACCACCTACGGTGAGAACATCGGCGTGATGGCGATTACCCGCGTCTACAGTACCTGGGTTATCGGCGGTGCGGCGATCATCGCCATTCTGCTCTCCTGCGTCGGCAAGCTGGCGGCAGCGATTCAGATCATTCCTGTGCCGGTGATGGGCGGCGTTTCTCTGCTGCTGTACGGCGTGATCGGTGCCTCCGGTATTCGCGTGCTGATTGAATCCAAAGTGGATTACAGCAAGGCGCAAAACCTGATCCTGACTTCCGTTATCCTGATCATCGGCGTGAGCGGTGCGAAGGTACACATTGGTGCGGCGGAGCTGAAAGGCATGGCGCTGGCGACCATCGTCGGCGTGGGCCTGAGCCTGATCTTCAAGCTGATCTCGGTCATCCGCCCGGAAGAAGAAATTCTGGACGCGGACGACAGCCAAAAAGCGTCAGATTGA
- a CDS encoding glycine cleavage system transcriptional repressor translates to MTTSSQHYLVITALGADRPGIVNTITRHVSSCGCNIEDSRLAMLGEEFTFIMLLSGTWNAITLIESTLPLKGAELDLLIVMKRTTARPRPALPSTVWVQVEVPDSPHLIERFTALFDSHQMNIAELVSRTQTSDDHGLPVLFIQITAHSPASQDASNIEQAFKALCTELNAQGSISVVNYSQHEQDGVE, encoded by the coding sequence TTGACAACCTCATCACAACATTACCTTGTTATCACTGCGCTGGGTGCCGACAGGCCGGGTATCGTGAACACCATCACCCGCCACGTAAGCAGCTGCGGCTGTAATATCGAAGACAGCCGTCTGGCCATGCTTGGCGAAGAGTTCACATTTATTATGTTGCTTTCCGGGACATGGAACGCCATTACGTTGATTGAATCGACCCTGCCGCTGAAGGGAGCCGAACTGGATCTGCTGATTGTCATGAAGCGCACCACTGCGCGTCCACGTCCGGCACTGCCTTCTACCGTCTGGGTACAGGTTGAAGTACCTGATTCTCCGCATCTGATTGAGCGTTTCACGGCGCTTTTTGATAGCCATCAGATGAATATTGCCGAACTGGTTTCCCGTACGCAGACAAGCGATGACCACGGTCTTCCGGTGCTGTTTATTCAAATTACCGCGCACAGCCCTGCCTCACAGGATGCGTCAAATATCGAGCAAGCGTTTAAAGCCCTCTGTACAGAATTAAACGCGCAGGGCAGTATAAGCGTCGTCAATTATTCGCAGCACGAACAGGATGGAGTTGAGTAA
- a CDS encoding DnaA inactivator Hda translates to MNGPAQLSLPLYLPDDETFASFWPGDNPSLLAALQNVLRQDHSGYIYIWSREGAGRSHLLHAACAELSARGDAVGYVPLDKRTWFVPEVLEGMEHLSLVCIDNIECVAGDEPWEMAIFNLYNRILESGKTRLLITGDRPPRQLNLGLPDLASRLDWGQIYKLQPLSDEDKLQALQLRAKQRGFELPEDVGRFLLKRLDREMRTLFDTLDQLDRASITAQRKLTIPFVKDILKL, encoded by the coding sequence CTGAACGGACCGGCACAGCTCTCTCTGCCACTCTATCTCCCTGACGACGAAACTTTCGCGAGTTTCTGGCCGGGTGATAACCCCTCTTTACTGGCTGCACTGCAAAACGTGCTGCGCCAGGATCACAGCGGATACATCTATATCTGGTCACGCGAAGGCGCGGGGCGCAGCCACCTTCTGCATGCCGCCTGCGCGGAGCTTTCGGCGCGCGGAGATGCGGTAGGCTACGTGCCGCTGGATAAACGTACCTGGTTCGTGCCTGAGGTGCTTGAGGGAATGGAACATCTCTCCCTGGTCTGCATCGATAACATCGAATGCGTGGCGGGGGATGAGCCGTGGGAAATGGCGATCTTTAACCTCTATAACCGCATTCTGGAATCGGGCAAAACCCGGCTGCTGATCACCGGCGATCGTCCACCTCGCCAGCTGAATCTGGGCCTGCCGGATCTGGCGTCTCGTCTGGACTGGGGCCAAATTTACAAGCTCCAGCCGCTGTCGGATGAAGATAAGCTTCAGGCGCTACAGCTGCGCGCAAAGCAGCGCGGATTTGAGCTGCCGGAAGACGTGGGCCGTTTCCTGCTGAAGCGGCTGGACCGCGAAATGCGCACGCTGTTCGACACGCTGGATCAGCTCGATCGCGCCTCCATTACCGCCCAGCGCAAGCTGACCATTCCGTTTGTGAAAGATATTCTCAAGCTTTGA
- the bcp gene encoding thioredoxin-dependent thiol peroxidase, whose translation MNPLKAGDIAPKFSLPDQDGEQVNLTDFQGQRVLVYFYPKAMTPGCTVQACGLRDNMDELKKVGVEVLGISTDKPEKLSRFAEKELLNFTLLSDEDHQVCEQFGVWGEKTFMGKTYDGIHRISFLIDADGKVEHVFDDFKTSNHHDVVLNWLKASA comes from the coding sequence ATGAACCCACTGAAAGCCGGTGACATCGCACCGAAATTTAGCTTACCGGATCAAGACGGCGAGCAAGTAAATTTGACCGACTTCCAGGGACAGCGTGTTCTGGTCTATTTCTACCCGAAAGCCATGACCCCCGGCTGCACCGTACAGGCCTGCGGCTTACGCGACAACATGGACGAGTTGAAAAAAGTCGGCGTGGAAGTGCTGGGTATCAGCACGGATAAACCAGAAAAGCTGTCACGATTTGCTGAAAAAGAGCTGCTGAACTTCACGCTGCTTTCTGATGAAGATCATCAGGTGTGCGAGCAGTTCGGCGTCTGGGGCGAGAAGACGTTTATGGGTAAAACCTACGACGGCATTCACCGCATCAGCTTCCTGATTGACGCTGACGGTAAAGTTGAACATGTGTTTGACGACTTCAAAACCAGCAACCACCACGACGTGGTGTTGAACTGGCTGAAAGCAAGCGCCTGA